One segment of Allorhodopirellula heiligendammensis DNA contains the following:
- a CDS encoding CmpA/NrtA family ABC transporter substrate-binding protein, whose amino-acid sequence MGLIGCSSGKVTLADLQAAAAKIDISDIVIDETDVAPAAMLNLESSDLKFGFIKLTDCAPLVIAKEKGFFDDEGLNVTLEPQSNWKILLDNVINGQLDGAHMLAGQPIGATIGIGTQSPIVTAYSMDYNGNAITVSNDVWAQMQEHEPSLKSPTPPHPISADSLKPVVLEYLADQGQPFPMGMVFPVSTHNYEIRYWLAAAGIHPGMYTTSDLNGFQDAQVQLSTVAPPQMPQNLEADIVKGYCVGEPWNQKAVSTGIGVPVATNSEIWKNNPEKVFGVAKSWADENPSTHLAVIKALIRAGKWLDAKDDTGKLVNRPEAAKILSGKDYVGAEEAVIAQSMTGTFTFQATDVLDMPDFNVFFQGYASYPHYSDCIWFLTQMRRWGQITEPKPAAWYAETAQEIYKPEIYRQAAELLISEGRLEPDELPAIDYDGYRPVTTEFIDGKAYDGRDPIGYINSFEIGTKEES is encoded by the coding sequence ATGGGCTTGATCGGTTGTTCGTCCGGCAAAGTGACGCTGGCGGATCTACAGGCTGCCGCTGCCAAGATTGATATTTCCGACATCGTCATTGACGAAACCGACGTCGCTCCAGCGGCAATGTTGAATTTGGAGTCAAGCGATCTCAAATTTGGTTTCATCAAACTCACAGACTGCGCCCCGCTGGTGATCGCTAAAGAAAAAGGCTTCTTTGACGACGAGGGTCTGAATGTCACACTCGAGCCTCAATCGAACTGGAAAATCCTGCTCGACAATGTGATCAATGGACAACTCGATGGTGCGCATATGTTGGCTGGGCAGCCCATTGGCGCGACCATTGGGATTGGCACACAGTCACCGATCGTGACCGCCTATAGCATGGACTACAACGGCAATGCGATCACGGTTAGCAACGACGTCTGGGCGCAGATGCAAGAGCATGAGCCTTCGCTCAAGAGTCCCACGCCACCGCACCCCATTTCTGCAGACAGTCTCAAACCGGTCGTACTCGAATACTTAGCCGATCAAGGCCAACCCTTCCCAATGGGCATGGTATTTCCTGTCAGCACACATAACTATGAAATTCGCTACTGGCTGGCCGCTGCTGGGATTCATCCCGGCATGTACACCACCAGTGACCTAAACGGATTTCAAGACGCGCAGGTCCAACTCTCAACAGTTGCGCCACCGCAAATGCCTCAGAATCTCGAAGCAGATATTGTCAAAGGATACTGCGTCGGCGAACCGTGGAATCAAAAAGCGGTGTCGACGGGCATTGGGGTTCCGGTCGCTACCAACAGCGAAATATGGAAAAACAATCCCGAGAAAGTATTCGGTGTTGCCAAGTCGTGGGCTGATGAGAATCCCAGCACGCATCTCGCAGTCATCAAGGCCTTGATCCGGGCTGGAAAATGGCTTGATGCCAAAGACGATACCGGCAAACTGGTTAACCGCCCCGAAGCCGCCAAGATCCTCAGCGGGAAAGACTATGTAGGGGCCGAAGAGGCGGTGATCGCACAGTCCATGACTGGCACGTTCACCTTTCAAGCAACCGATGTCCTGGACATGCCGGACTTTAATGTCTTCTTTCAAGGCTATGCCAGCTACCCACACTACAGTGATTGCATTTGGTTCCTGACGCAGATGCGCCGCTGGGGGCAGATTACAGAACCCAAGCCCGCTGCGTGGTACGCCGAGACGGCCCAGGAAATATACAAACCGGAAATCTATCGCCAAGCAGCTGAATTGCTGATCAGCGAAGGCAGGCTGGAGCCTGATGAATTACCAGCCATTGACTATGACGGTTATCGACCAGTCACGACCGAATTCATTGACGGAAAAGCTTACGACGGTCGCGATCCCATTGGTTACATCAACAGCTTTGAAATCGGAACGAAGGAAGAGTCATGA
- a CDS encoding ABC transporter ATP-binding protein: MSVLLHREPSVLKLPNVAVPSPILQMENVCKGYGSGVTRNEVLSNINLDIREGEFLAVVGFSGSGKTTFTQLAAGLIQPDQGTITMDGQLITGPSADRGLVFQNYSLLPWLTVRGNIALSVNTVFRNWSRAERRDHVERFIEMVGLSHAAHRRPHELSGGMRQRTSLARTLAMKPKMLLLDEPLSALDALTRSQLGDEILKIWQEERQTCLMITNDVDEAILVADRIVPLTPGPEATLGPIFDVDIERPRNRAELNDSEHFKSLRNAVTNYLVDVRQQARDKEMAASKHLSFRLPDIRPQDLTRKGRIIG, encoded by the coding sequence ATGAGTGTTCTACTGCACCGCGAACCGAGCGTTCTCAAGCTGCCCAACGTTGCGGTCCCCTCGCCGATACTGCAAATGGAAAACGTCTGCAAAGGTTATGGGAGCGGTGTGACACGCAACGAGGTATTGAGCAACATCAATCTCGATATCCGCGAGGGTGAATTCCTTGCGGTAGTTGGTTTCAGTGGCAGTGGAAAAACGACCTTCACCCAATTGGCGGCTGGATTGATTCAGCCTGATCAAGGGACGATCACCATGGACGGACAGCTCATCACGGGGCCTTCGGCCGATCGGGGCTTGGTATTCCAGAACTACTCGCTGCTTCCATGGCTGACTGTCCGTGGCAATATTGCGCTGTCAGTCAACACGGTGTTTCGAAATTGGTCCCGGGCCGAACGACGTGATCACGTCGAACGATTCATTGAGATGGTGGGATTGAGTCACGCTGCACATCGCCGCCCCCACGAATTGTCCGGCGGTATGCGCCAACGCACGTCGTTGGCTCGGACGCTTGCGATGAAACCAAAAATGCTGCTGCTCGACGAGCCCCTTTCCGCTCTTGACGCGTTGACGCGGTCCCAGCTGGGTGACGAGATTCTGAAGATTTGGCAAGAGGAGCGTCAGACCTGTTTGATGATCACCAACGACGTTGACGAAGCGATCCTGGTGGCTGACCGGATCGTGCCGCTCACGCCCGGGCCCGAGGCGACGCTCGGCCCGATTTTCGACGTGGACATTGAGCGTCCCCGCAACCGCGCCGAACTCAATGACAGCGAGCATTTCAAAAGTCTTCGCAATGCGGTTACGAACTACCTAGTCGATGTGCGTCAACAGGCTCGCGACAAGGAAATGGCGGCCAGCAAGCATCTCTCGTTTCGCCTTCCTGATATCCGCCCTCAAGACCTAACGCGTAAGGGACGCATCATAGGTTAG
- a CDS encoding ABC transporter permease codes for MNWRGNLLRACEVAGLPILEPFVRLAAGEDKGDQLKGIAKYVLLPMVAIALFLVMWNAAAKTVVTDSAKLPSPAATWDAGRQLIAMHFEQKQVDRLAKQEKLSEAVYMVAEANAYDAAAARSTGAKQDALTAKAATLKTRALAAANYRASSAPTFIDQIWTSVSTVFFGFLLATIVAVPLGVLCGMSPWCNAALTPFIQIFKPVSPLAWLPLAFIVIMWYYAGYASGETYFDKAFLISATTVCLCSLWPTLVNTTLGVASVDKDFINVADVLRLSWMQRLFKIILPASLPLMFAGMRISLGVGWMVLIAADMLAQNPGLGKFVWDEFQNGSELTYARIAFSVIVIGMIGLVLDRFMIFLRNLVSFGNPATA; via the coding sequence ATGAATTGGCGAGGAAATCTACTGCGTGCATGCGAGGTCGCCGGTTTACCGATTCTGGAACCGTTCGTGCGATTGGCGGCAGGGGAAGACAAGGGAGATCAATTGAAGGGGATCGCGAAGTACGTACTGCTACCGATGGTCGCCATCGCTCTATTTCTAGTGATGTGGAACGCTGCGGCAAAGACTGTCGTCACTGACAGCGCAAAGCTCCCCAGCCCTGCGGCAACATGGGATGCGGGTCGGCAATTGATTGCCATGCACTTTGAGCAAAAGCAGGTAGATCGACTGGCCAAGCAAGAAAAGCTCAGCGAGGCGGTGTATATGGTCGCCGAAGCAAATGCATACGACGCTGCCGCGGCGAGATCCACTGGCGCTAAGCAGGACGCACTCACAGCCAAAGCGGCGACATTGAAGACGCGAGCTTTGGCAGCGGCGAATTACCGAGCATCGAGTGCACCGACGTTTATCGACCAGATTTGGACGAGTGTCAGCACGGTGTTCTTTGGCTTTTTGCTAGCCACCATCGTGGCCGTGCCGTTGGGTGTTTTGTGTGGCATGAGCCCGTGGTGCAACGCCGCGCTGACTCCGTTCATTCAGATCTTTAAACCCGTCAGCCCGCTGGCGTGGTTGCCTTTAGCGTTCATTGTCATCATGTGGTACTACGCCGGCTACGCATCAGGCGAAACCTATTTTGATAAAGCCTTTCTGATTTCTGCCACAACCGTTTGCTTATGTTCGCTCTGGCCGACGCTCGTCAATACCACCCTCGGTGTCGCGAGTGTTGACAAAGACTTTATTAATGTTGCTGACGTGCTCCGTTTGTCCTGGATGCAGCGACTCTTCAAAATCATTTTGCCTGCAAGCCTTCCCTTGATGTTCGCGGGGATGCGAATCAGTCTGGGGGTTGGGTGGATGGTCCTGATCGCCGCCGACATGCTTGCCCAAAACCCTGGGTTGGGAAAATTTGTCTGGGACGAATTCCAGAACGGCAGCGAGTTGACTTACGCACGTATCGCCTTCAGCGTGATCGTGATCGGCATGATCGGGCTCGTGCTCGATCGCTTCATGATCTTTCTCCGCAATCTCGTCAGTTTCGGAAACCCTGCCACCGCGTGA